The DNA segment GGTACACTACGAGGTTGGTGCCAACACGGATGCGATGAGCTACGGAGGGATCGGAGCGGTGCATCGCCTGGTTACCAAGTTGGGTCTGCCCGATCAGATCGATGCCGACCTCGAGCTGCTGAAGGTGCACCTGCCGTACCACGAGTCGGATCACGTGCTGAATATGGCGTACAACGTGCTGTGCGGCGGCACGCGGCTGGAGGACATCGAGCGCCTACGCCATGACACGGCATATATGAACGCACTGGGCGCCGACCTGATCCCGGACCCGACCACGGCTGGTGAC comes from the Gemmatimonadota bacterium genome and includes:
- a CDS encoding IS1380 family transposase, which encodes MKRISFKQSRKNSARRKRKVAIRHAQAGHWEAQAQPMFNSGPVHYEVGANTDAMSYGGIGAVHRLVTKLGLPDQIDADLELLKVHLPYHESDHVLNMAYNVLCGGTRLEDIERLRHDTAYMNALGADLIPDPTTAGDFCRRFTEEDVITLMECINAVRPQLWQGRGRELLGPIAYID